The following proteins are co-located in the Neodiprion virginianus isolate iyNeoVirg1 chromosome 6, iyNeoVirg1.1, whole genome shotgun sequence genome:
- the LOC124306877 gene encoding protein phosphatase 1 regulatory subunit 3C isoform X2, with protein MCSIAMPAEVILGHSPPVYSTLLYRPLVVSPQVTTRAVPPRIRPCLSTGSLPVDDIRNNNKQKKRVVFADDRGRPLTQVRVMSEPSNVPPLWSSAYLAGVTRGVKVEATPTPWSPTFPQPASDYLAFRRKLDQEAVSLENVIVREAEECLVGTVKVKNLAYDKEVIVRASSDDWTSHEDAHCSYVSQPGAAQAALVLYDTFRFRLTLPPRSDKIEFCVCYRVAGDEYWDNNEGKNYVVRKKAEPLQQSTKASMICNGGVTSISQTTSSSLNTRSDPIPISNGITNTSREDLRLRDATRASMRAWSEFASWNHLVNDSPYW; from the exons ATGTGCTCGATTGCCATGCCCGCCGAGGTGATCCTGGGGCACAGTCCCCCGGTTTACAGCACGCTGCTTTATCGACCCCTGGTGGTGTCGCCCCAGGTAACGACGAGGGCAGTGCCACCCAGGATACGCCCCTGCCTCTCGACCGGATCCCTACCCGTAGACGATATTcgcaacaacaacaaacagAAGAAACGTGTCGTTTTCGCCGACGATCGTGGCCGGCCCCTTACCCag GTGCGAGTGATGTCGGAACCCAGCAACGTGCCGCCTCTTTGGAGCAGCGCCTACCTCGCCGGAGTTACACGAGGTGTTAAGGTGGAGGCGACGCCGACGCCGTGGTCGCCGACGTTCCCCCAACCGGCGAGCGACTACCTGGCCTTCCGGCGTAAGCTGGACCAGGAGGCTGTTAGCCTGGAGAACGTGATAGTGCGAGAGGCGGAAGAGTGTCTGGTCGGTACGGTGAAGGTGAAGAACCTGGCCTACGACAAGGAAGTGATAGTCAGGGCGAGCAGCGACGACTGGACCTCCCACGAGGACGCCCACTGCAGCTACGTCTCGCAACCGGGCGCGGCGCAGGCCGCCCTCGTCCTCTACGACACCTTCCGTTTCCGGTTGACCCTACCGCCGCGCTCCGACAAGATTGAATTTTGCGTGTGCTATCGCGTTGCCGGCGACGAGTACTGGGACAACAACGAGGGGAAGAATTACGTCGTTAGAAAAAAGGCCGAG CCGCTGCAGCAATCGACGAAGGCGTCCATGATCTGCAACGGCGGTGTGACGTCGATTAGCCAGACGACGTCGTCCTCGCTGAACACAAGAAGTGATCCGATACCGATCAGCAACGGGATAACGAACACGAGTCGGGAGGATTTGCGACTGAGGGACGCTACGAGGGCGAGCATGAGAGCCTGGAGCGAATTCGCATCGTGGAATCACCTCGTGAACGATTCGCCCTACTGGTGA
- the LOC124306877 gene encoding protein phosphatase 1 regulatory subunit 3C isoform X1 produces MCSIAMPAEVILGHSPPVYSTLLYRPLVVSPQVTTRAVPPRIRPCLSTGSLPVDDIRNNNKQKKRVVFADDRGRPLTQVKYFVRVMSEPSNVPPLWSSAYLAGVTRGVKVEATPTPWSPTFPQPASDYLAFRRKLDQEAVSLENVIVREAEECLVGTVKVKNLAYDKEVIVRASSDDWTSHEDAHCSYVSQPGAAQAALVLYDTFRFRLTLPPRSDKIEFCVCYRVAGDEYWDNNEGKNYVVRKKAEPLQQSTKASMICNGGVTSISQTTSSSLNTRSDPIPISNGITNTSREDLRLRDATRASMRAWSEFASWNHLVNDSPYW; encoded by the exons ATGTGCTCGATTGCCATGCCCGCCGAGGTGATCCTGGGGCACAGTCCCCCGGTTTACAGCACGCTGCTTTATCGACCCCTGGTGGTGTCGCCCCAGGTAACGACGAGGGCAGTGCCACCCAGGATACGCCCCTGCCTCTCGACCGGATCCCTACCCGTAGACGATATTcgcaacaacaacaaacagAAGAAACGTGTCGTTTTCGCCGACGATCGTGGCCGGCCCCTTACCCaggtaaaatatttt GTGCGAGTGATGTCGGAACCCAGCAACGTGCCGCCTCTTTGGAGCAGCGCCTACCTCGCCGGAGTTACACGAGGTGTTAAGGTGGAGGCGACGCCGACGCCGTGGTCGCCGACGTTCCCCCAACCGGCGAGCGACTACCTGGCCTTCCGGCGTAAGCTGGACCAGGAGGCTGTTAGCCTGGAGAACGTGATAGTGCGAGAGGCGGAAGAGTGTCTGGTCGGTACGGTGAAGGTGAAGAACCTGGCCTACGACAAGGAAGTGATAGTCAGGGCGAGCAGCGACGACTGGACCTCCCACGAGGACGCCCACTGCAGCTACGTCTCGCAACCGGGCGCGGCGCAGGCCGCCCTCGTCCTCTACGACACCTTCCGTTTCCGGTTGACCCTACCGCCGCGCTCCGACAAGATTGAATTTTGCGTGTGCTATCGCGTTGCCGGCGACGAGTACTGGGACAACAACGAGGGGAAGAATTACGTCGTTAGAAAAAAGGCCGAG CCGCTGCAGCAATCGACGAAGGCGTCCATGATCTGCAACGGCGGTGTGACGTCGATTAGCCAGACGACGTCGTCCTCGCTGAACACAAGAAGTGATCCGATACCGATCAGCAACGGGATAACGAACACGAGTCGGGAGGATTTGCGACTGAGGGACGCTACGAGGGCGAGCATGAGAGCCTGGAGCGAATTCGCATCGTGGAATCACCTCGTGAACGATTCGCCCTACTGGTGA